From a region of the Odontesthes bonariensis isolate fOdoBon6 chromosome 4, fOdoBon6.hap1, whole genome shotgun sequence genome:
- the LOC142379066 gene encoding uncharacterized protein LOC142379066, giving the protein MPTHRRGRSLSEALTLEQSEEGGLVISSLSSASHNQGLKEGDEILGATIHFDQLSKEEVLKVLKLMEPFDDKIHVLTRNSLSKSLGDLDQCARSPETMLKDSYSKLYNGKIKKFMRDDLSGADEGCVNGEITGKPTVSASSKVNLKQDMGLPRLGVDFGLLKPKTLGTDANADSHSDAEESKDGSNLNFPPLGLGLNGITQSDAQVPRLKLEARDPQLNAPDFHLSDDDPNVNAAVGSHLPNTDSALANLAMTNLERAPQMGLDLKASDVSSPKMEMDLNREIITDPSFNAGVPKLDIEGINPEFKMPKFKLPYLALSGPPISNPECNVKTPEIETTEIPLGKLSLKHSKRPKNPDLNLDDPSSFDGASKFGLSVKLPEKSGFNLSQVGVNGTDIDMPLDTDIKEPLKKPKTDFKSAGLDVDAPSGTVSLPKYGLSGKGKSDVKTPDLSLKTPKSISGISASDMSIPKADQKGMHLAIDTQSVDIKGQSGKYKAPKFTMPKFDLPDIQVSVLDGDLVEGELKTPDFDFSKPKFKGTIGSADLNMPGIGLQKPKQDLSGPDANFDMLSGKFKVPEMKKPNVDLKVPDMHIDESSSKFKMPKFSFSSTLPKEPNLDMNTNINSPHLSLKTSKIKGGIDAPNLDSPNMDFKSPKIDVNTPDVNLDMPSGKLKMPELHAPDWDLNAPSSKLKMPKFSLSGTLPKRPDVDLNADLKSTDFSLKAPKMKGGMNAPDLDFPNMHLKDPKLDVSTPDLNIGSPKTKLKFPKLKMPKFGLPNLKGPEIDANFDGPGINVNAPDVNFKGTKADLDLDISGQSGKFKKPNLNLPDLGLSGPKLHGPNLDLTPPDFDISGSNLSGAINAPDMNMPKVDFKTPKLDLNTPDVNLDMPSGKLKMPELHAPDWDLNAPSSKLKMPKFSLSGMLPKRPDVDLNADLKSTDFSLKAPKMKGGMNAPDLDFPNMHLKDPKLDVSTPDLNIGSPKTKLKFPKLKMPKFGLPNLKGPEIDANFDGPGINVNAPDVNFKGTKADLDLDISGQSGKFKKPNLNLPDLGLSGPKLHGPNLDLTPPDFDISGSNLSGAINAPDMNMPKVDFKTPKLDLNTPDVNLDMPSGKLKMPELHAPDWDLNAPSSKLKMPKFSLSGTLPKRPDVDLNADLKSTDFSLKAPKMKGGMNAPDLDFPNMHLKDPKLDVSTPDLNIGSPKTKLKFPKLKMPKFGLPNLKGPEIDANFDGPGINVNAPDVNFKGTKADLDLDISGQSGKFKKPNLNLPDLGLSGPKLHGPNLDLTPPDFDISGSNLSGAINAPDMNMPKVDFKTRKLDLNTPDVNLDMPSGKLKMPELHAPDWDLNAPSSKLKMPKFSLSGTLPKRPDVDLNADLKSTDFSLKAPKMKGGMNAPDLDFPNMHLKDPKLDVSTPDLNIGSPKTKLKFPKLKMPKFGLPNLKGPEIDANFDGPGINVNAPDVNFKGTKADLDLDISGQSGKFKKPNLNLPDLGLSGPKLHGPNLDLTPPDFDISGSNLSGAINAPDMNMPKVDFKTRKLDLNTPDVNLDMPSGKLKMPELHAPDWDLNAPSSKLKMPKFSLSGTLPKRPDVDLNADLKSTDFSLKAPKMKGGMNAPDLDFPNMHLKDPKLDVSTPDLNIGSPKTKLKFPKLKMPKFGLPNLKGPEIDANFDGPGINVNAPDVNFKGTKADLDLDISGQSGKFKKPNLNLPDLGLSGPKLHGPNLDLTPPDFDISGSNLSGAINAPDMNMPKVDFKTPKLDLNTPDVNLDMPSGKLKMPELHAPDWDLNAPSSKLKMNKFSLSGTLPKRPDVDLNADLKSTDFSLKAPKMKGGMNAPDLDFPNMHLKDPKLDVSTPDLNIGSPKTKLKFPKLKMPKFGLPNLKGPEIDANFDGPGINVNAPDVNFKGTKADLDLDISGQSGKFKKPNLNLPDLGLSGPKLHGPNLDLTPPDFDISGSNLSGAINAPDMNMPKVDFKTRKLDLNTPDVNLDMPSGKLKMPELHAPDWDLNAPSSKLKMPKFSLSGTLPKRPDVDLNADLKSTDFSLKAPKMKGGMNAPDLDFPNMHLKDPKLDMSTPDVNTGFPKAKFKMPKFKMPKISLPSLKGPDIDANFDGPKTDLNISGQSGKFKNPNFNLPDLGFSGPKIDGPNLDLTPPELDISSPNLGAGINVPDINMPKTDLKSPKMGLETPNLNSDMPSAELKMPTLARPKTELHGPDWDVSAPSSKLKWPKLTFSSTLPNMDLKAPKLDVNTPDVSIGSPKVKLKMPKMNLPNKKGPELNGNFDGPDADISVPNSNLKSSKTGFEVPNIDFGSSSGKSKMPNLKMPNVGFSGPKLHGPDLNFNSPDPDVKFPKESDLKLKSNLKAPDMNPSLPKMKGGFDCPSVGLPNMDFKDSKTGFEVPDVDFGSPRRTFKVPHLKMPDVGFSGAELDSPDLGLDLPNPNIKLPKGSNLKLNSDLKAPDLNLRASPRLKGPGVSISALELPDARIKGPKLDNRAKHLDVGINGDIGQPDMNFPGPQVKRNVGGPDVDMNIPSVDIHGPQTDLNLPDRKYKFPSFKLPQFGSPDINSSGCDIDFGASLRPTNLDISPPNANLNVKSGELKGHLTSVPNMDVKMPKAATCNPQLHLKSPDLDIDNPSLKLKKPSYKNRRSDMTSMRMKAPDLDIDQDARLHHTNRKSPRTKVRSSYPAGTDPLHQHVDFSRSDLNIDDFTGKDYVLTARGSWVDIDTRDPKNNSGMPTGNKVRSAHVPSLSRDSKTKVPGNSDGYYVTVFPTQTQNPQIPNRKFNTVGGFNFRPGNMDLEVPGENDVKGSTFFFSNLV; this is encoded by the coding sequence ATTACTCAAAGTGATGCACAGGTGCCAAGACTAAAACTTGAAGCTCGAGACCCACAGTTAAACGCTCCAGACTTCCATCTCTCTGATGATGATCCAAATGTCAATGCTGCTGTTGGTAGTCACCTGCCAAATACAGACAGTGCTTTGGCTAACTTGGCTATGACAAATCTTGAAAGAGCTCCACAAATGGGTTTGGACTTAAAAGCTTCAGATGTTTCTTCCCCTAAAATGGAGATGGACCTGAACAGGGAAATTATCACTGATCCATCTTTTAATGCTGGTGTCCCAAAATTAGACATTGAAGGAATAAACCCAGAATTCAAAATGCCAAAATTTAAACTGCCATACCTTGCCCTCTCTGGACCACCTATTAGTAACCCAGAATGTAATGTTAAGACACCAGAAATAGAAACCACAGAAATTCCCTTGGGTAAACTCAGTCTCAAACATTCCAAGAGACCAAAAAACCCAGATCTTAATCTGGATGATCCTTCCAGTTTTGATGGAGCGTCCAAGTTTGGGTTGTCTGTGAAACTGCCTGAAAAATCAGGTTTTAATCTATCACAAGTTGGTGTAAATGGAACAGACATTGACATGCCTTTAGACACTGACATCAAAGAGCCTCTTAAGAAACCAAAGACTGATTTTAAATCTGCAGGTTTAGATGTGGATGCTCCGTCTGGTACAGTCTCATTGCCCAAATATGGGCTCTCTGGCAAAGGTAAAAGTGATGTTAAAACACCTGACCTAAGTCTCAAAACACCAAAGTCAATAAGTGGCATTTCTGCATCCGATATGAGTATACCTAAAGCTGACCAAAAAGGAATGCATCTGGCCATTGACACTCAATCAGTTGACATTAAAGGTCAATCTGGAAAATACAAGGCTCCGAAGTTTACAATGCCCAAGTTTGATTTGCCAGACATTCAAGTTTCAGTTTTAGATGGTGACTTGGTTGAGGGTGAGCTTAAGACCCCAGACTTTGACTTTTCAAAACCTAAATTTAAAGGGACCATTGGTTCAGCAGATTTGAATATGCCTGGTATAGGCCTTCAAAAGCCCAAACAAGATCTCTCTGGCCCTGATGCTAACTTTGATATGCTGTCAGGTAAATTCAAAGTGCCGGAAATGAAGAAACCAAATGTCGACTTGAAAGTTCCTGACATGCATATTGATGAGTCCTCAAGCAAATTTAAAATGCCCAAGTTTAGTTTTTCGAGCACATTGCCAAAGGAACCAAATTTGGACATGAACACAAATATAAATTCACCACATCTAAGTCTCAAAACATCAAAGATAAAGGGTGGCATTGATGCCCCTAACTTGGACTCACCAAATATGGACTTTAAGTCCCCAAAGATAGACGTAAACACTCCAGATGTCAACTTAGACATGCCGTCAGGCAAACTGAAAATGCCAGAACTTCATGCCCCAGACTGGGATCTGAATGCTCCTTCAAGTAAGTTGAAAATGCCTAAATTCAGTCTTTCAGGTACGTTGCCAAAAAGACCAGATGTAGACCTAAATGCAGATCTGAAGTCCACAGATTTTAGCCTGAAAGCTCCAAAGATGAAGGGTGGAATGAATGCCCCTGATTTGGACTTCCCTAACATGCACCTTAAAGATCCTAAGTTAGATGTGAGCACTCCAGATCTCAACATTGGTTCACCAAAAACAAAGCTGAAATTTCCCAAACTGAAAATGCCCAAATTTGGCCTCCCAAATCTTAAAGGACCTGAAATTGATGCCAACTTTGATGGCCCTGgaataaatgtaaatgcacCTGATGTCAACTTCAAAGGCACAAAAGCTGATCTAGATCTAGATATTTCTGGCCAATCTGGGAAATTTAAAAAGCCTAACTTGAACCTACCTGACTTGGGGCTATCTGGCCCAAAGTTACATGGCCCTAACTTGGACCTAACGCCACCTGACTTTGATATCTCtggttcaaatctcagtggTGCAATAAATGCACCAGACATGAATATGCCCAAAGTTGACTTTAAAACCCCCAAACTGGACCTTAATACTCCAGATGTCAACTTAGACATGCCGTCAGGCAAACTGAAAATGCCAGAACTTCATGCCCCAGACTGGGATCTGAATGCTCCTTCAAGTAAGTTGAAAATGCCTAAATTCAGTCTTTCAGGTATGTTGCCAAAAAGACCAGATGTGGACCTAAATGCAGATCTGAAGTCCACAGATTTTAGCCTGAAAGCTCCAAAGATGAAGGGTGGAATGAATGCCCCTGATTTGGACTTCCCTAACATGCACCTTAAAGATCCTAAGTTAGATGTGAGCACTCCAGATCTCAACATTGGTTCACCAAAAACAAAGCTGAAATTTCCCAAACTGAAAATGCCCAAATTTGGCCTCCCAAATCTTAAAGGACCTGAAATTGATGCCAACTTTGATGGCCCTGgaataaatgtaaatgcacCTGATGTCAACTTCAAAGGCACAAAAGCTGATCTAGATCTAGATATTTCTGGCCAATCTGGGAAATTTAAAAAGCCTAACTTGAACCTACCTGACTTGGGGCTATCTGGCCCAAAGTTACATGGCCCTAACTTGGACCTAACGCCACCTGACTTTGATATCTCtggttcaaatctcagtggTGCAATAAATGCACCAGACATGAATATGCCCAAAGTTGACTTTAAAACCCCCAAACTGGACCTTAATACTCCAGATGTCAACTTAGACATGCCGTCAGGCAAACTGAAAATGCCAGAACTTCATGCCCCAGACTGGGATCTGAATGCTCCTTCAAGTAAGTTGAAAATGCCTAAATTCAGTCTTTCAGGTACGTTGCCAAAAAGACCAGATGTGGACCTAAATGCAGATCTGAAGTCCACAGATTTTAGCCTGAAAGCTCCAAAGATGAAGGGTGGAATGAATGCCCCTGATTTGGACTTCCCTAACATGCACCTTAAAGATCCTAAGTTAGATGTGAGCACTCCAGATCTCAACATTGGTTCACCAAAAACAAAGCTGAAATTTCCCAAACTGAAAATGCCCAAATTTGGCCTCCCAAATCTTAAAGGACCTGAAATTGATGCCAACTTTGATGGCCCTGgaataaatgtaaatgcacCTGATGTCAACTTCAAAGGCACAAAAGCTGATCTAGATCTAGATATTTCTGGCCAATCTGGGAAATTTAAAAAGCCTAACTTGAACCTACCTGACTTGGGGCTATCTGGCCCAAAGTTACATGGCCCTAACTTGGACCTAACCCCACCTGACTTTGATATCTCtggttcaaatctcagtggTGCAATAAATGCACCAGACATGAATATGCCTAAAGTTGACTTTAAAACTCGCAAACTGGACCTTAATACTCCAGATGTCAACTTAGACATGCCGTCAGGCAAACTGAAAATGCCAGAACTTCATGCCCCAGACTGGGATCTGAATGCTCCTTCAAGTAAGTTGAAAATGCCTAAATTCAGTCTTTCAGGTACGTTGCCAAAAAGACCAGATGTGGACCTAAATGCAGATCTGAAGTCCACAGATTTTAGCCTGAAAGCTCCAAAGATGAAGGGTGGAATGAATGCCCCTGATTTGGACTTCCCTAACATGCACCTTAAAGATCCTAAGTTAGATGTGAGCACTCCAGATCTCAACATTGGTTCACCAAAAACAAAGCTGAAATTTCCCAAACTGAAAATGCCCAAATTTGGCCTCCCAAATCTTAAAGGACCTGAAATTGATGCCAACTTTGATGGCCCTGgaataaatgtaaatgcacCTGATGTCAACTTCAAAGGCACAAAAGCTGATCTAGATCTAGATATTTCTGGCCAATCTGGGAAATTTAAAAAGCCTAACTTGAACCTACCTGACTTGGGGCTATCTGGCCCAAAGTTACATGGCCCTAACTTGGACCTAACCCCACCTGACTTTGATATCTCtggttcaaatctcagtggTGCAATAAATGCACCAGACATGAATATGCCTAAAGTTGACTTTAAAACTCGCAAACTGGACCTTAATACTCCAGATGTCAACTTAGACATGCCGTCAGGCAAACTGAAAATGCCAGAACTTCATGCCCCAGACTGGGATCTGAATGCTCCTTCAAGTAAGTTGAAAATGCCTAAATTCAGTCTTTCAGGTACGTTGCCAAAAAGACCAGATGTGGACCTAAATGCAGATCTGAAGTCCACAGATTTTAGCCTGAAAGCTCCAAAGATGAAGGGTGGAATGAATGCCCCTGATTTGGACTTCCCTAACATGCACCTTAAAGATCCTAAGTTAGATGTGAGCACTCCAGATCTCAACATTGGTTCACCAAAAACAAAGCTGAAATTTCCCAAACTGAAAATGCCCAAATTTGGCCTCCCAAATCTTAAAGGACCTGAAATTGATGCCAACTTTGATGGCCCTGgaataaatgtaaatgcacCTGATGTCAACTTCAAAGGCACAAAAGCTGATCTAGATCTAGATATTTCTGGCCAATCTGGGAAATTTAAAAAGCCTAACTTGAACCTACCTGACTTGGGGCTATCTGGCCCAAAGTTACATGGCCCTAACTTGGACCTAACGCCACCTGACTTTGATATCTCtggttcaaatctcagtggTGCAATAAATGCACCAGACATGAATATGCCCAAAGTTGACTTTAAAACCCCCAAACTGGACCTTAATACTCCAGATGTCAACTTAGACATGCCGTCAGGCAAACTGAAAATGCCAGAACTTCATGCCCCAGACTGGGATCTGAATGCTCCTTCAAGTAagttgaaaatgaataaattcagTCTTTCAGGTACGTTGCCAAAAAGACCAGATGTGGACCTAAATGCAGATCTGAAGTCCACAGATTTTAGCCTGAAAGCTCCAAAGATGAAGGGTGGAATGAATGCCCCTGATTTGGACTTCCCTAACATGCACCTTAAAGATCCTAAGTTAGATGTGAGCACTCCAGATCTCAACATTGGTTCACCAAAAACAAAGCTGAAATTTCCCAAACTGAAAATGCCCAAATTTGGCCTCCCAAATCTTAAAGGACCTGAAATTGATGCCAACTTTGATGGCCCTGgaataaatgtaaatgcacCTGATGTCAACTTCAAAGGCACAAAAGCTGATCTAGATCTAGATATTTCTGGCCAATCTGGGAAATTTAAAAAGCCTAACTTGAACCTACCTGACTTGGGGCTATCTGGCCCAAAGTTACATGGCCCTAACTTGGACCTAACCCCACCTGACTTTGATATCTCtggttcaaatctcagtggTGCAATAAATGCACCAGACATGAATATGCCTAAAGTTGACTTTAAAACTCGCAAACTGGACCTTAATACTCCAGATGTCAACTTAGACATGCCGTCAGGCAAACTGAAAATGCCAGAACTTCATGCCCCAGACTGGGATCTGAATGCTCCTTCAAGTAAGTTGAAAATGCCTAAATTCAGTCTTTCAGGTACGTTGCCAAAAAGACCAGATGTGGACCTAAATGCAGATCTGAAGTCCACAGATTTTAGCCTGAAAGCTCCAAAGATGAAGGGTGGAATGAATGCCCCTGATTTGGACTTCCCTAACATGCACCTTAAAGATCCTAAGTTAGATATGAGCACTCCAGATGTCAACACTGGCTTTCCTAAAGCAAAATTCAAAATGCCTAAATTCAAGATGCCCAAGATTAGTCTTCCAAGCCTAAAAGGGCCTGATATTGATGCCAACTTTGATGGCCCAAAAACTGATTTGAATATTTCTGGCCAATCTGggaaatttaaaaatcctaacTTCAACCTACCTGACTTGGGGTTCTCTGGTCCAAAGATAGATGGCCCTAACCTGGACCTAACTCCACCTGAGTTAGACATATCGAGTCCCAATCTTGGTGCTGGAATAAACGTGCCAGACATAAATATGCCAAAGACTGAtctaaaaagccccaaaatggGCCTCGAAACCCCAAACCTCAACTCTGATATGCCATCTGCCGAACTAAAAATGCCAACATTGGCAAGACCAAAGACAGAGCTTCATGGTCCAGACTGGGATGTAAGTGCACCCTCAAGCAAATTGAAATGGCCTAAATTAACCTTTTCAAGCACATTGCCAAACATGGACCTTAAAGCTCCAAAGTTAGATGTTAACACTCCAGATGTCAGCATTGGCTCACCAAAAGTGAAACTGAAAATGCCTAAAATGAATCTACCGAACAAAAAAGGACCTGAACTTAATGGCAATTTTGATGGGCCAGACGCTGACATCAGTGTGCCAAATAGCAACCTAAAAAGCTCAAAAACTGGCTTTGAAGTTCCAAATATTGATTTTGGCAGCTCATCAGGGAAATCTAAAATGCCAAATTTGAAAATGCCAAATGTAGGGTTTTCTGGTCCAAAGTTACATGGCCCAGACCTTAACTTCAATTCACCAGACCCTGATGTAAAATTTCCAAAAGAATCAGATCTGAAATTAAAGTCAAACCTAAAAGCTCCAGATATGAATCCCAGTCTTCCAAAGATGAAAGGTGGATTTGATTGCCCCAGTGTGGGTTTACCAAATATGGACTTTAAAGACTCTAAAACTGGCTTTGAAGTTCCAGATGTTGATTTTGGCAGCCCAAGGAGGACATTCAAAGTGCCACATTTGAAAATGCCTGATGTAGGATTTTCTGGTGCAGAGTTAGATAGCCCAGACCTTGGTCTTGATTTACCAAATCCTAATATCAAATTACCAAAAGGGTCTAATTTGAAGTTGAATTCAGACCTAAAAGCTCCAGATTTGAATCTCCGAGCTTCACCGAGGCTGAAAGGCCCTGGTGTAAGTATATCAGCTTTGGAGCTACCTGATGCGAGGATCAAGGGTCCAAAGTTAGACAACAGGGCAAAACACCTGGATGTAGGAATCAATGGTGACATTGGACAACCTGACATGAACTTTCCAGGTCCTCAAGTGAAAAGAAATGTTGGTGGTCCAGATGTTGATATGAATATTCCCTCAGTAGACATACATGGTCCTCAAACTGATCTTAATTTGcctgacagaaaatacaaatttCCATCTTTCAAGTTGCCTCAATTTGGAAGCCCAGATATAAATAGTTCTGGGTGTGATATTGACTTTGGTGCATCTCTGAGACCAACAAATCTAGACATTTCTCCTCCAAATGCAAACTTGAATGTGAAATCAGGGGAGCTGAAGGGACATCTTACAAGTGTTCCAAACATGGACGTCAAAATGCCCAAAGCTGCAACATGCAATCCTCAATTGCATCTCAAATCTCCAGATCTTGATATTGATAATCCTTCACTAAAGTTAAAAAAACCTTCCTACAAGAATCGGAGATCAGATATGACAAGCATGAGAATGAAAGCACCTGACCTGGACATAGATCAAGATGCCAGGCTTCATCACACCAATAGAAAGTCACCGAGAACCAAAGTTAGGTCCAGCTATCCTGCTGGGACTGATCCTTTACACCAGCATGTTGATTTCAGTCGTTCAGATCTCAACATTGACGATTTCACAGGAAAAGATTATGTTCTTACAGCCAGAGGTTCATGGGTTGACATTGACACGAGGGACCCCAAAAACAACAGTGGAATGCCAACTGGTAACAAAGTACGCAGTGCGCATGTGCCAAGTTTATCTCGAGATTCAAAAACAAAAGTACCTGGCAACTCAGATGGATACTATGTCACTGTTTTCCCTACTCAAACACAAAATCCCCAAATCCCAAATCGTAAGTTTAACACAGTTGGAGGGTTCAACTTTCGTCCAGGTAATATGGACCTTGAAGTTCCAGGTGAAAATGATGTAAAAGGCTCAACATTCTTTTTCTCCAACCTTGTATAG
- the mrpl4 gene encoding large ribosomal subunit protein uL4m: MLRFPVSVLSRGIAKRFCSAVIGEGTLPPNLLLPSNLVDPTKLKRPPPTADCSLPLLRKCDAVVPAHLSPVQTWVETLERTDSEPRGLAQLHPDVFAVQPRLDILHDVETWQRNYKRISHANTKVVSEVRGGGRKPWKQKGSGRARHGSIRSTLWRGGGVSHGPRGPTSYYYMLPMKVRVMGLKVVLSTKMAQDYLHIVDSLNVPTPDSQYLLDLIRHRHWGESVLIVDVGDTFPENILQATANLKTVNIIPAIGLNVHSVLKHEAIVLTLETVKFLEDKLLWHDQRYTPLHPFKLPYSDFP; this comes from the exons ATGCTTCGATTTCCCGTCTCAGTTTTGAGCAGAGGAATCGCTAAAAGG TTCTGCTCGGCGGTCATAGGTGAGGGCACTCTGCCCCCAAATCTGCTGCTACCATCCAACCTCGTAGATCCTACCAAATTAA AGCGTCCTCCTCCTACAGCGGACTGCTCACTGCCTCTGCTGAGGAAGTGCGATGCTGTAGTTCCTGCTCACCTGAGCCCCGTGCAGACGTGGGTGGAGACTCTGGAGAGGACGGACAGTGAGCCGCGGGGTTTGGCTCAGCTCCATCCAGATGTCTTTGCAGTGCAGCCGAG GCTCGATATTCTACACGATGTTGAAACGTGGCAGAGAAATTACAAAAGGATT AGTCACGCCAACACAAAGGTCGTGTCAGAGGTCCgaggtggaggcaggaaacCATGGAAACAGAAAGGAAGCGGAAGAGCTCGGCATGGAAGCATTCGATCAACGCTATGGAGAGGAG GTGGGGTGTCTCATGGACCAAGAGGACCAACCAGTTACTACTACATGTTACCCATGAAAGTTCGAGTGATGGGACTCAAAGTGGTGCTGAGCACCAAAATGGCTCAA GACTATCTTCACATTGTGGACTCCCTGAACGTCCCCACCCCGGACTCTCAGTACCTGCTTGACCTGATCAGACACAGACACTGGGGAGAGTCTGTGCTAATAGTTGATGT AGGCGACACGttccctgaaaacatccttCAGGCCACAGCAAACTTAAAGACCGTGAACATCATTCCTGCCATCG GTCTGAATGTCCACAGCGTGCTGAAACACGAAGCCATCGTCCTCACACTGGAAACAGTCAAGTTTCTTGAGGACAAGCTGCTTTGGCACGACCAGCGTTACACACCTCTGCACCCATTCAAACTGCCCTACTCCGACTTCCCGTAG